Part of the Diabrotica virgifera virgifera chromosome 6, PGI_DIABVI_V3a genome, AAGATGGAATAAAGCGATAACTCACTGAAGACCACAGACGGGAATgggcagaccacagatgagatggtcggatgacctaaaaagatacgcaggACTAGATGGACGACCAGATggacagcattagcactgaaccgagaagagtgaAAAATAAGGTGGATGCATACGTTCAACTTTCtgcaaatgaagggcaatagatagatagaacttaaccttgtataatcacattatcagccttcactttttttattatttggtattatgtaataaagcttaagattcagattgatttacgcTAAATATCAATGAACTTTTCATTacaaatttaggaaacattacaaaaatagaaacaaatttaataaaaactgaatattcgcattcgcgaatgtcggtaacagatattcgcattcgtattcgcgaatgttcaaaaaatgacattcgttataTCACtaatacatacatatcttgaaagattagcaacgaactacatactgtctgtgtgcatGCGCCCGggattataaaatttcactctcgatcgtaaagaagtaaaacttcaaaaatgtaatttttctctctgatagtttaattttgtaaagagttttcccccttattgttatacttactaatcattaattttgaaattaagtaagctgtaatataaaattgtcatgtgcattttttttatattcattttctcTCTACTATATGTTAAGCAGGGGTACTTTTgagatgtgcatttaattaaaataattgtcaGATTTAATAAATTTGCAACAAAccccttgcattgaaactaatgtagaaaagataacatgttaattagcattttgtactatgattatttattttaaattcctcagtttcctttctacaaaattgaagatgtctaaaaacttcattagcattcaaaatataaatctctaacttttaaaattttctcagtaacaattttacaatactgctgttttcaaaatatactaataataacatcaaaacaatacacaatgaatttatattttatttattgtaccaggaaaacttacagaaaagtatacagtaaccaaaaaacaatcagatattattagttttcctttccatattagtccatgtgtgagaccactttcgtatgaaaaatgtttctgacccgatttctttgcggattcctgttcaaaactctcccctttaaacaaatcagaagggtgccgtgaaacaattttttaagcaaattcaaaattacttttttgtctcgaaaaatgtatttttaggtttcttggttaattataaacaataaaggtctcttgtcatatttctaaaaagttgatagttttcgagttataagcgatttaaaatctgaaaaatgtgaaaatatgcATTTGAGATGCTTGAAAACTCTTAGTTTTAAAAGAATGACAgattatcttttttatttaacatgacccaaaaatgctaaaaacatattttcgctgGATAAAAAAGTGAAGCtttgaatttgttaaaataacattaaacaaaaaaaaatttcgcaCGGCACCCTTCTGAGTtttttataggggatattttttaacaagaacccacaaagaaaccgaatcagaacagtcagacacaggcagcataaatccggaccccggaagtgtcatatgttttcgaaacggaccgtcagggaaactaattggtaaCCCCTGAACTAGAACATGTTTATTTAAATTACTTTTTACTGCAAACtgcttaagacaaatttcacatttataacgTCTTTCACCAGTGTGAACTACCATATTATGCGGCTTTAAATTACTTAGCAGAGTAAAATGCTTATCAAAAATTTCACATTCACAAGCTCTTTCATCAGTATGAACTGACATATTATGTTTATTCAGAGTAGATTTTTGAGAAAACTCTTTAGAGCAAAGTTCAcgtttataaggtttttcaccactGTGAGTTCTCATATGATAATTTATTAGTTGCCTAAACTGCTTgagacaaatttcacatttataaggtcttTCCCCATTATGAACTAGAACATGTTTACTTAAATTATAAAGGAAGACATTGCAAAAAACTAGAATTGAATGCAGTACTAGGAGAACCAACAAAGAAAACGGAACCGagaatcaaaaaataataaaaaagatagTGGCAATAAAGACAGGGGAGGCTCGTGATAGTATAcggtggtgaggcacactacacctgaggaattttattattatggttagcttctctttaatggcaGAAGGTAgtttttgtgacgtcataacgctaggacgaatctaggaccaataatcccggacaaaaaatcctcacaaattatccctggacaagaaatacccagacaaaaaatccccacaaaaaatcccggacaaataatctacaaaaattttttattcaaaatatccccacaaagaattccggacaaaaaatcctcaagaaatatttgctgtcgattagttctctaaaacttttccagtgaatgcgatcgactcaaatgctttcagcctcagtgcagagttattttgaattccaattccatattgaaaacttcaaattttacataacaaaaGTGTGcgtttttcaaaaatcgtggaagatatggggaatgagctaaggctgtgggaatcatgttgcaatattattcgcttaaatcttttgctcactctgatttgaataagtatgttcaaaaaaattttacaaaaaaaacacaaccacatcatacaacatttttgaaacacttaagaactacttttttatgtaaatgtaataaataaataaagaaaaataatctaTTATGTagttatatattttacaaaaaaagcacaaacacaaaatacaacatttttgaaacacttaaaatAGTTTATTGTACAAAACAAGAGagaaaagacatatttctcacgagcgcagaagtttgttggcactaGCCAAGGTACAAGGtaagtgccgcaaatcaagcgagggagaaatatgtcgttttctcacgtgttgtacactgtactttttctatagatgcgtttttgtcaagagttcaaacttcaaaattaaataatttaggtgcttttatgtagattatatgccaaaattgaaataaaatacatattatacacatatgtaagtatttaatattcttaatatttatatacttttatttatttaaaattatagttaccagttatatttgaacaattttgaaaggtaattcctggtaagttttgatttgacacattttatttgacaaacatatttgtgtttgtattgtgcatgttaccatggaaaccgcgagTCTACGTGAAACCCTCGAGAAAAAATATtcctcactgcaatggccgacttatCTCACAgtctgagaaattgttcgttttgaatgtatgtaagtagtgagtgAAGTTGCATATTGTacagcatccatagaaaaactacttttgtatgtaatcGTTCGATGTGGAAGtggaaacattaataaaataattttttaagttaaattgtataatcttatttctcatttagaataataaattacattattacatgtaaattccacaaagaaatagcttcagaacaatattttagGTGATGATGAATAATGATTTAAAATGAACACTGTTTTAAATGCATATCCATAAACTTCTAAAATATAATAATCCATTCGTATATACCGCGTATACATAGAAATCTATGATCTGCAATAGACTTGTGCTTGAACTATTCAGTCatttcagttcggctattcccattcagTTCCGCGGAGCCCGAGGCAAGCCTCAAGGTAGGATGAATTTTGTTCCTAGAATCGgtggcacatttttcaaattttgccggtTTTACTGTTGGCGTTTTCCCATACTGTTGCAGATGGTGCGAGGCATGCTTCAACGgtaatgatttgagaaagttggaatgGCACGTGGAAGACGGATATATAAGAAGATAAAGAGTCAGGGCcgtaccgattttaatttttttcataaaaataaaggtatttaggaaatttcaaaaagctaaattatatttaaataactGGTTATAAAGcaacgaaataacgtaaatagtcgattgatataccggtgaggcactgcctcacctgcctcataggacaagccgccactgAATAAAGAACTAGTTAAAATAGCGACGTGGAATATAAAAGTATCATTCCAGGAAGGAAAACTGAAGCATCTAATAAACGaagccaaaaaatataaatttgatctGGTGGCTCTACAAGAGACTAAGCAACTGGGATAGAGCAGTCAGGAAATAGATGGCTACGTATTCTTTAACAGTGGAGGCAATAACAGAATATTGGGCACAGGTTTTCTGATAagtaagaaattaaaagaaactGTTGTAGACTGTAAAGCAGTATCGGATAAGGATAGACTATGCACCCTCAGGCTAAAAGGAAAATTCCAAAAGATATCGTTTGTAAATATACATGCACCctcagaagaaaaagaaatagtaATAAAAGAGCAATTTTATAGTACACTAGACCAAGTATATGAGGCTATTCATAAGTACAATATGAAGATTGTCATAGGAGACGCTAATGGTTAAATAGGCAGGGAGGAATTATTGTTCCCCATAATAGGAAAACACAGTTTCCATACATAGACAAACGAAAATGGCTACTTCCTAGTGGATTTTGCTAAAGAAAAGGGACTAATAATAAAGAGCACATACTTCCAACGAAAAGATATTCACAAAGGTACATGGAGCTCGCCAGATGGGAATAGAGTCAACCAAATTGTCCATGTTTTAGTTGAGAAAGATGAAGAAAACTGCATAACAAAGGTGAGGACATACAGAGGATCTGATATGGATTCAGATCACTATTTGGTAGGAATACGGATAAGACATTTGGTGCCAATCCGCCggaacaaaagaaaacaaaaatatgaTAAAAACAAGCCAATAATATTACGTACAGAAAATTAACGTTGATGGTAGTAGTTAAATGTAGTTGATGGTTAGGAAAACCAGATAAGATCAATTTCACATTGAAGGTCATTCTTTGGTGTGAATTTTCTTAACATGTCTGTTTAAACTAGATTTATAAGGAAACTGCTTAaggcaaatttcacatttataagttCTTTTTCCAGTGTGAACGTTCATATGGACATTTAAATTACCGTTTGTagtaaactgcttactacaaatttcacatttataaggtgttTCTACAGTGTGAACTAGAACATGTTCATTTAAATTACTTTGTAGTGAAAATtgcttaagacaaatttcacatttataaggttttatTTCAGTGTGAGCTTTTGTATGTCTACGTAAAGTACTTTGTTGAGTAAACTGTttaagacaaatttcacatttatgtCTTTCTCCAGCGTGAACTTTCATATGGGTATTTAAAGAACTTTTTGTAGTAAACTGATTACTACAAATTTTGCATTTATAAGGTCTTTCCCCAGTGTGAATTACGACATGTCTACCTAAAGTACTGTGTAGACTAAACCGCTTAAGACAAATCTCGCACATAtacggtttttcaccagtatgacTTCTCATGtgtttgtttaaacaatttttagtaATGAACTGCTTCAGACAAATGTCACATTTATAAGgtctttctccagtgtgaactttcatatgggtatttaaataactttttttagtaaactgcttactacaaatttcacatttataaggtctaTCACCAGTGTGAACTGCCATATGCTGCTTTAAATAACTTAGCAGAGTAAAATCCTTatcacaaatttcacattcatacGGTCTTTCACCAACATGAACTGACATATTATGTTTCTTCAGATAGGATTTAGTAGAAAACTCTTTAGAGCAAAGTTCACATTTATAACTCCTGTTATATTGCTTTTCTCCACTGTGAGTTGTCATATGACAATTTAAACCACTTTGTTGCctaaactgcttactacaaagttcacatttataaggtctttctccagtgtgaactttgATATGTACATTTAAATTACTATGATATATAAaccgcttaaaacaaatttcacactcgtAACGTCTTTCGCCAGTATGAACTTTCATATGATCGTTTAAATTAGCTATTTGAATAAAGCGCTTGAGACAAATGTCACATTTATAAGGCCTTTCTCCAGTATGAATTAGAACATGTCTACTTAAAGTATTATGTAGACGAAACCGCTTAAGACAAATCTCGCACATATACGGTCTTTCGCCAGTATGACTTCTCATGTGTCtgtttaaacaactttttgtaATGAACTGCTTAAGACAAAtgtcacatttataaggtttttcaccagtgtgaactgCCATATGAATATTTAAACTCTTACGTTCACTAAaccgcttaaaacaaatctcgcactCGTAAGGTCTTTCCCCAGTGTGAACTTTCATATGTTTATTTAAAGCACCTTTTTGAGAATACTGCTTGAGACAAACTTCACACGtatacggtttttctccagtatgaacTAGAACATGTTGACTTAAAGCACTAGGGCAAGTAAACCGCTTAAGACAagtttcacacttataaggtctGTCGTCAGTATGGCTTCTCATGTGTGAATTTAAATAACGTTCTGCACGAAACTGTTTAAGACAAAtgtcacatttataaggtttttcgcCAGTATGAATTCTAATGTGTTCATTTAAATCACGATTTTTAGTAAACTGTTTAAGACAAATGTCACATTTATAACGTCCTTCGCCAGTATGAACTATCATATGATTATTTAAATTAGAACATTGACTAAACCGTTTAAAACAAGTGTCACACTCATAAGGTCTCTCGCCAGTGTGAACTCTCGTATGTAGGTTTAAAGAACGTTTTATAGCAAACTGCTTGGGGCAAATTAGACATTTATAACGTTTTTCCTCAGTGTGAACTGTCATATGATTATTTAAAGTACTACGTTGTCTAAACCGCTTAAGACAAGTTTCACACTCATACGGTCTCTCGCCAGTATGAACTCTCATATGcagatttaaattattttttctagcaaACCGCTTGTCACAattttcacatttataaggtcttTTCCCACTATGAAGTCTCACATGTGCATTTAAATAACGTTTTTTAGTAAACTGCTTgtcacaaatttcacatttataagttCTTTCTTTAGCATGAATTTTCAAATGTgtttccgtatttttatttaatgtctTCTCTTCAGAGTGTCCGcttatatattcttcttctttatgagGCAAATGTATTTTCATAATTTTCGTCCTATTCTCCTCCTTTGAATGATCTAAAATAAAAACGAATTATAAAAATTTTGCTGACGACTTGGTAATATTGGCTGGAAGCAAAGAGGAACTGATGGAAACAGCCAAGAAGCCCGAGGAAAAGCAGTGACCAAAAGATAATATTATATCAAccaagaaaaaacaaaatatatggactGGTCAAACAAATAATTTACTCAGTGTCAATACATAACAAGAAAACAACAAAAGGAATCCAATATGGATTCGAAGAAGTGGAAAGATTCGAAAATACATAAGAAGTATTTTCATAAAGGATTCTAATATCCAAGGAGAAATATGTGGAAGAATTATATCAGGTAACTGTGCCGAATATGCTGTCAACAGTGTGTTgagaagcaaaaatatatcccgAGGAGCAAAGTTAAGAAcctacaaaaccgtaataaggcCAATCGTAACTTATGCATCTGAAACATGAAACCACATCAAAAAAACAGCAAGAAATCCTATTAGTTTGGGAGCGACAAGTGCTGGGCAAAATCTTTGGTGGGAAGAATGTAAACGGTCAATGGGTGCGAAGAACAAACAAGGAGCCATCAGAGCTTTATCAAGAACCTAATATACTAGCAGTAACAAGAGCTCAAATAATTAGATGGCTGGGTCACGTCCAGAGAATGGGTTAAGCGAAAGTACCAAAAATGATAATATCTAGTGCTTTGGAGATGGAGCAACGAGGTCAAAGAAGACATGACAAGACAACATAACCAACTGAAAAAGGAAAGCTAACGTTAAGCGATAATGGAAGAGAATAGTACATCAAGTCATGGGCCTGTAGTGCtcatatattattaatacataaaaattttgCTGATAGAGGCACCTGGAGACAGGTGCTGGGGAAGGCCAGGGCCCGAATTGGGCTGTAGAGCCATAGGAGAGAGAGATAAAAAATTGTGCTACTAATAATTGTCAAATTTATTAACACATTCGCTGCAACTTTTCGCGGGAGTTGTTACACCAGGTTACTGTTCCCGATCAGAGTCATGAACATACATAACCCTGCTTTTAAACCAGGAGGGGTAACATGGAGTTTATGAACATTTGTTGGTCAACTTGAATCACTCTTATGTCGTCAGCCTGTGTAAATTGTTATCCTTCAAATCAACAAAATTAGTTTAAAGTGGTCAGAAAATGTTATGTTCAGATTTATAGAATTATAATATCATAGCCATGACTGTATTTGAAATCATAAACTGGACTATTATAAAAATCAAGAAGCTAGAGAAAATGcattaaatattataatataatatcgATCCCAGTTGTCTATCAAGTCTCTTAGTGATTAGACGTGTTTGATTTAAAAGTCGATTCACTAATTGCCGCAAAAAATACACAGTTTGTTTACCTTTTACTCATTTATTTGGTTAAGTTTTTTGGATTTCTACAAGTCGATTCATTACTTAATTTATCCTGggaaattatacttaaaaatccGACATCTGTCTGGGACGGATGTCGGGAACTTCACCTGGCGGCGGGAAGCCGCCGCGATCTTCAAATATAAGAATCGAGGATATCAGGGTTCTGGATGGCATGGAACTCGACGATTCAAATGTAAATATTAATCAAGATGGTTTTCGCGGATTTACAGAAGCCGATAAGAATAATATTGCAACAGCAAATAATTTAGACCAGCCAAACCAGTCTTTCAAACGCGATATTTCCATTAATAATCGATTTACGTCAAGAGATACAGGTCTGTACTTAATTTTTGTGGAACACGAAGTTTTGAATGTGGGAAGATTGCATCCAATGAGACTTGGTGAAAAACTGTTAGCACTTTCGGAATACGAAAAATCGATCTTAGAAATTAGTAGCGTGGGTCGTAATAGACTTAAAATTGAAGTTAATTCAGGGTTAGTTGCGAACAAATTAGTGGAAAATTCGGTATTCAAAGACAATAAACTGATAGCTTATATCCCCTCACATTTAACTGAAAAAAAAAGGTATTGTGAGATCGGTCGATACATATCTGACTGAAAATGATCTTGTTAAAGTTATAAAATCAGAGTGTTCTGTTCGTAAGGTGCAAAGAATGTTTCGAAAAGTAATAAAAGACGGAGTGATTGAAAAAATCCCCCGTCAAATGATAATTGTCACATTTGCAGGGAACAAAATTCcccaatttatttatataaataaagtgaGATGTCCTGTAGACACGTACGTTCATCCTGTTATGCAGTGTTACAATTGTCTTCGTTACGGTCACTCTGCATCTCAATgtaaaggaaaaaagaaatgcCGAAACTGCGGCAAAGAAAATGATAACGAATGCACTCAATGTGATAACTTCTGCATTTTTTGTAACTAACTCGACAAATCGAGATTGTTCAGagtataaaaaaaaaacgaagtaaGGAAGGAATGGCACAccttaatatttctttcaaagagGCCGAAAAAGTTATTGACAATCCTGCCTACACTAGTATTGTTCAAAAAAACAGATTTGCTCCGTTACTGTCATCCACTACTGAATTCCCTTCATTAGTTTCCAGGCCAAATACCTATTCCAATATTGCTCAAAGCTCATCAAAACATTTGCCTTCCATTGCAAATATTTCAAATACTGCAGCTTCTactagaaaaaaacgaaaaatacacCCATCGTCTCCTACGCTTATTACCGCTCCAAGCGAATTTAGCTTTTGTGCTAGCCCCGTATTCCAGTTCGgaaactataataaaaatgtatctaaaaaTAACGATGAACATCTTAAAAATGAATTCGCTACTACTTTGAAGGATTCAATCAATAATTTCTTTTCAGACATTCCTGCTCGAAACCCTGCGATTAATAGTTCAGTTCCCTCTATACAAgatgtagaaaatataattaacagCGTGATTAAACATTTCTTTACCTGATATGGCCGGTTTAAAAATTGTCCAGTGGAACGCTAGATCAGCGTACTCTAATAAAAACTCTATTACGCAACTTTTTACAGGAGAACACTTTGATATAGCTCTTATTTCGGAAACTTGGTACAAACCTAAGTATGAAATATCCTTACAGGGATTTAATATTGTTAGAAAAGATAGACGTAATAAACGAGGTGGAGGTGTTAGCATAATTATCtctaataatattaaatacaataatatagtATTCAACcaaacatttaataaaaatattgaagtTTGTGGCATTGATATTGATGTTAATGGCACCAAAATATCTGTGGTTAGTATTTATCGTCCAGGTAGCATTGCAGTCACAGTGAACGACTATGTTTCTCTTTTTCAACAAATTCcgtataattttattattggtgGCGACTTTAACGCCCATCATGGAGCCTGGGGCTCTATAAACAATGATCATAGCGGTAACATACTCATGGAAGCTTTAGAATACTTCGACAACTTTATCATTGCAAATGACGGATCTCCTACCAGAGTATCGCCCCTGGCTCTCCTCCATCATGTGTTGATCTTACCCTCATTTCGTCCAACTTTAGCTCACAATTCTCTTGGTCTGTTAAAGCAGATACGTATGGCTCTGACCATTATGCTTTCACATTTGTGTTACAACAACTCAGAattgataatattaatattaccccCCTTCATAAATGGTCTCTGCGAGAAGCTGATTGGGCATTGTTTCAAACAAAAATTGATAAAGATTTCTCCGAGATTCCGCTTTTCAACAATACTAACGAAATGATTAACTTTATCACCAATTCAATGACATCCTCGGCGGATTCAGCTCTTAAAAAAACCTACCCCTTCTCTCCTAAAAAGGCTCCTCATCCCCcttg contains:
- the LOC126887491 gene encoding zinc finger protein 91-like isoform X1 produces the protein MEVKVEVKEELEEYDERYVTSQLSTEVRLPDVKDEPNKYTPESGNKDHSKEENRTKIMKIHLPHKEEEYISGHSEEKTLNKNTETHLKIHAKERTYKCEICDKQFTKKRYLNAHVRLHSGKRPYKCENCDKRFARKNNLNLHMRVHTGERPYECETCLKRFRQRSTLNNHMTVHTEEKRYKCLICPKQFAIKRSLNLHTRVHTGERPYECDTCFKRFSQCSNLNNHMIVHTGEGRYKCDICLKQFTKNRDLNEHIRIHTGEKPYKCDICLKQFRAERYLNSHMRSHTDDRPYKCETCLKRFTCPSALSQHVLVHTGEKPYTCEVCLKQYSQKGALNKHMKVHTGERPYECEICFKRFSERKSLNIHMAVHTGEKPYKCDICLKQFITKSCLNRHMRSHTGERPYMCEICLKRFRLHNTLSRHVLIHTGERPYKCDICLKRFIQIANLNDHMKVHTGERRYECEICFKRFIYHSNLNVHIKVHTGERPYKCELCSKQFRQQSGLNCHMTTHSGEKQYNRSYKCELCSKEFSTKSYLKKHNMSVHVGERPYECEICDKDFTLLSYLKQHMAVHTGDRPYKCEICSKQFTKKSYLNTHMKVHTGERPYKCDICLKQFITKNCLNKHMRSHTGEKPYMCEICLKRFSLHSTLGRHVVIHTGERPYKCKICSNQFTTKSSLNTHMKVHAGERHKCEICLKQFTQQSTLRRHTKAHTEIKPYKCEICLKQFSLQSNLNEHVLVHTVETPYKCEICSKQFTTNGNLNVHMNVHTGKRTYKCEICLKQFPYKSSLNRHVKKIHTKE